In Rutidosis leptorrhynchoides isolate AG116_Rl617_1_P2 chromosome 6, CSIRO_AGI_Rlap_v1, whole genome shotgun sequence, the DNA window GCCGATGATATTGCCCGGCTTTATAATTTTCACGCGCAAAAACATGGTCTGCCGGGTATGCTCGGAAGTACTGATTGTATGCATTGACAATGGAAGAATTGTTCAATTGCTTGGCAAGGACAATATACTCGAGGTGATCAAAAAGGCCCATCTATTATGCTTGAAGCAGTGGCTTCTCAAGATTTGTGGATATGGCATGCATTCTTTGGTATGGCAGGTGCAAACAACAACATTAACGCTTTAAATTATTCACCGGTGTTTAACACTATAAAAGAAGGCACTGCTCCACCTTCACCGTTTAATGTAAACGGCCATCACTACGAGAGAGGGTATTACCTATGTGATGGTATATACCCAGATTGGGCTATGTTGGTCAAAGCGCCCCACAATTCAATTGACGAACCACGTAAAAAGTTTAAACGGTTTCAAGAAAGTGCAAGGAAAGATATTGAACGTGCATTCGGAGTACTACAAGGTAGATTTGCAATGTTAAAGACCCCGGCAAGATCTATGGAtttcaacaaaattagaagacatatGTACATGTGTTGTATTACATAACATGATTCAAGAAAATAACGGATTTCTGATTTCAAAAAGAGATGAAAGAATGATTGCTACACCAAGTAACCGACCTATTCGGTTAGAAAGGTATTTGAGGGTTCGAGATGTCAGGGTTAAGTAAATAAGAGATAGGCAAGTTCACAATCGACTGGAGTCAGATTTAACCGAGCACGTTTGGAATTTATCACCTTATTTTCGTACtgctaatattaatcttgatgattaatatattgttaTGTATTTTATTATTTCGTTCAAATTGATGTATTTTTTTAGTCATTTAAATTATTGTACTTTATTTTCATTAATAAAAAATAGTCGTTTATTTCATTCATTCGCAAACAAACGATTACATTATTTTCCTAAAAATAGAAAAACAACTTAGTTCCTAAAACAATTACATTATTTTCCTAACGGCTATCTTTAACAAGCACCTTCATCAATCTAAGTAATCGCGAATATCGTATTGCTAAAATCCGTCATCGCTACTCGAAGATGAAGCAACTTCTTTTGGCGATTCAGAAAGGGCGTAGCTTTCATCCCTAAATTCGGTATAAGCCGTAATTGATTGCTTACATACCAAAGCTTTTCCAATCAAAGCATAATAATCGTGGTCATCTTCAAGTAGCGTGGACCAAACTTGTCTGAAAGGATATGGTATGTCTCGTTGGAGAACTTCAAGCAAACTAAAAAAATAACGATACTCACGTACATTAATGTAATAATCACGTGTTTCGTGAGGTGTATAATTCATCAATTCTCGATCAaattcacctccgtaatgaactttTATGCAAACATTCAAAGGACTCATTTTGAAAATTGATTGAATAATTTAGGAGAAATGAAGTGTGTGTTATAATTTGAGATGAGTGGGTGTTTATATAGGGAATACAAATATAGTCGTTTGAAAAAAAAATCAAACGGTTCAAATATAGCCGTTGTAaattaaataatatttttaaaatataaatataatcatattaataataaaaaataaaataaaacagaaaaatacaaaattaaatgtcACATCAGCATTCCACTACCACAACACGAATtcacaacaccaccactactccactcaatAACTCAACACGTCATAGtcatcaaaaaagtgcaaaaagtGCACAACACGAACTCACAACACGAGTTACCATTACAAATGGTCTTAGAAGATTTGACCTCGTTGCAAGTTTTTAAGGTTCAATTATCACACAAAAACTATTTATCTTCAACAAACTTTCGGTTACCTTTTAGGATAATCTGAATTGATATTTCCACCATAAAAATTACTTATTCCACCTAAAATTTATATACTACCCTTAATGAAAGGCTTACACCAAATTTTTAAATCTCTTTGTTCTAGTTTATTAAAGGGTATTATGAGAAGAAAAAAAAACTTAAAATTATGGTGGAAGAAGTAAAATCCATATTGGAATTATCATCTCTCATTTCTATGTaaaattgaaaaattgaaaatgTAAACTATGAGTTCTACAATACGGAACTTTATTAGTATAAAGATTTGCTTACAACGAGAAATATTAAACTTTTTAATATCTTCTCGTTCTTCTCTCGTATCGCCCACGAAATGCATCATGaaagataaatcaaaatcccatctatgattatatatagtgtccTTGGAAGATTGGAACATGGAGGATGGTGCCACCATAGACACGAGTCAAAAAGACCAAATATATTTTTTACTAGTGGAGTAACTGATATAATCTTAATTAGCCATGAGACACCGTAAACATTTCTAATTACGTATCATTATATCAACATCTAATgactcgtgtatatatatatatatatatatatatatatatatatatatatatatatatatatatatatatatatatagtggtaggatcaagagagaagtaaccaatcgggggggaagcgggtggaagcaaaatttttttttttttttcgttttttgaaaaaactttgttcacgaacattatagattggatgaaaatatgaacatttaataaagacactttgtgataaatgtttttattttggcggaaaaacgctcgaagaactaatatataacaattatctaatttttcgagcgtatgttgaagttttagatattagggtttagatattagggtttatagggtttagatattagggtttagaaatttagggtttagggtttagatttagggtttagatttaggatttaaattgagtttttaacaacggtttagagtttagggtttagggtttggtgttttgggtttattccataaacccaaaacaccaaaccctaaaccctaaaccctaaactctaaatcgggctaaattttacttcacaaaacatgaagaaaaaaaacgttaacatttttcacgaacaatattatctttaatgttatttttgtcgatcgtttttccgcctaaataataacattcatcatgaagtgtcttttctaaatgttcatattttcgtctgatcttgatgcctgaaaaaaaaattcaaaaaacgaaaaaaaaaaaaaattttgcttccccccgctttcccctgaatggttacttcctcattgatcttgcccctatatatatatatatatatatatatatatattcccctGAATGGTTACTTACTCATTGAtcttgcccctatatatatatatatatatatatatatatatatatatatatatatatatatatatatatatatatatatatatatatatatatatatatatatatatatatatatatatatatcatggaaATAAAGGTTTATCTTTTTATTTCTTTAGTTCTTTAATTTCTTTATTTACGTTCAGAAGAAACTTATAAAATTgtcatcatttaatatatataatgaatGATTCATTCTTTAATTTCTTTATTTACGTTTAAAAAAACATATAAAATTATattcaacattacaatttttaaagacaaactcacacAGTCAACACGAATTTATCCCAAGAACATATACATGCTCAAGGGCGGACTTATTAAGGGGTCAACAGGGTCGGCCGCCTCGACGACTAAATTTTTTCGATGTATGTATGTATTAAAGTTCAATGTTTAGTGTATTTATATGTTAAAAATTGACATTTTGCTcccgtttaattttttttttcttcaaattttTAACATTTTGTACGTACTGTCGAAAAAAATGCATGGATCCACCAATGTACATAACTACTACGAGACTTGAACGTTCAACTTCTAAATGAAAGAGTCTTCTCACATACTGCTTGGCTATATAAGCTCTTTACTGATTCAATCATACATTTACgatcttttattttttattattcttatacatttatttgttaattattcttattatcattagagCAAAACCACCTCTTAATCATTATACCTCTTAATCATTATTAGTGActcaacgtttaatttaaaatagataattgaatattattattaatgtgtttTATTACTTTGTGTAATTATTAACGTACATATCTATCGTTAATTAATCACACCACATATTTGGATTGTTATTCATATGTATCTAATCTAATCTAACTATAACTTCTATTAATTATTACGGAGTAATACGGAATGTATGTAATACGAAATATTTGTAATTAGTAAGTTTTTCATCAATATACAAGATTCCATATTTAATACTCCTCCATAGTATaattttcttgtttgtcgatagAATGTGAAGTACTCCGTATTTTACTTACCTTTGGATTCATTATTCATTAACTTCTTTTTGCACAAATTTATACAACATCCAAATCCCAACACCGGTCCAAGACATTTACCAATATCTTCTAAAGTATATCGACAATTCACAATAATTGGACACATCAACATCAACGTCACCCCCAGTGCAGTTATTTCGTGTTCATCTTTGATAGCACCGCACTTCATAAAAACGACCAAGTCAACTTTTTATTCAAACATGAATTTTGGCTATAAAAACAATTTGTATTACCACATTTATTTTATATGACGATATTTACAAAACCATAAAATCACTCACATACACCTCCCGACACGAACACATACTTTCTTATCCAAACAAACAtttttttaaaacataaataaatatggTGACCAAATCATCTAGTTTCACCGGTGATGGTGGGATGAAAAATATCATCAACTTGAGCCTACATGTATTCACCGGCCGGTGGTTCATGGTGTTTGCCTGCCTTCTCATCATGTCAGTCGCCGGAGCAACTTATATGTTTGCTTTATACTCCGGTGACATAAAAACTGCACTTGGTTATGATCAAAGTACACTTAATCTTTTAAGTACTTTTAAAGATTTAGGTGGCAATGTTGGGATCATTTCGGGCTTAATTAACGAAATCTCACCGCCTTGGGTCGTACTTTTATTAGGTGCGGTTATGAACTTTTCGGGCTACTTTATGATATGGTTAGCGGTTACAAAAAAGATCGCTAGACCGCCGGTTTGGCAAATGTGTTTGTTTATTTGCATAGGTGCAAATTCGCAAACATTTGCCAATACGGGCGCGTTAGTTACTTGTGTTAAAAACTTCCCCGAAAGTCGAGGGGTAGTTTTGGGTCTTTTGAAGGGTTTTGTTGGGTTAAGTGGTGCAATTATTACCCAATTGTATCATGGTTTTTATGGGCATGATACGAGATCTTTGATTTTGTTTATCGGGTGGCTTCCGGCTGCAGTCTCAATCGTTTTTCTTCGAATCGTTCGGGTTTTAAAGGTGGTTCGACAAGCGAATGAGCTTAAAACATTTTATAATCTTTTGTATATTTCTTTAGGGTTAGCTGGATTTCTTATGGTTATAATCATAATCCAAAATAAACTTCAGTTTATGGAGATCGAGTATGCTATAACCGCTTCGGTTGTTGTTATTTTACTCTTTGCGCCCGTTGGTATCGTGTTTAATGAAGAATTGAAGCTTTGGAAACAAAAGCAGGAAACCGTTAATCAGTTCCCGGTTAACATAATAACCGAGAACCCAAACCCGAACACGAGTGTAACACCTCCTGAAAAGGAAGTTTCTTGTTGGAAAACGGTTTTTGCACCACCAGAAAGAGGGGAAGATTTCACAATACTACAAGCTATTTTTAGTATCGACATGTTGATATTATTTACAACGACGACGTTTGGTGTTGGTGGGACCCTCACGGCCATAGACAATTTGGGCCAAATCGGGCGGTCTCTCGGGTACCCAAATAAGAGCATAACAACATTCGTGACACTAGTGAGTATATGGAACTATGCGGGTCGGGTTACATCGGGTTTCGTTTCAGAAATTTTACTGGCCAAGTACAAATTTCCTCGCCCATTGATGCTTACAATAGTCCTTTTTGTTTCTTGTGTGGGCCATCTATTAATTGCCTTTGGGGTAGCTAATGGGCTGTATGTGTCATCAGTAATAATGGGTTTTTGTTTTGGAGCCCAATGGCCTTTAATTTTCGCAATAATATCTGAAATTTTCGGGTTGAAATACTACTCCACGTTATACAATTTGGGAGGTGGGGCGAGCCCGGTCGGGGCGTACATCCTTAACGTCTTGGTTGCGGGTCGACTTTATGACAAAGAGGCAACATCGCAAATGAAAGCGATAGGAATGGAACGAAAAAAGGGACGAGATTTAACTTGTACAGGCGTGAATTGTTATAGAATGTCGTTTCTTATTATAACTGGTGCAACGTTATTTGCTTGTTTCATATCGTTTATTTTGGTGATTCGGACGAGAAAGTTCTACCGTAGTGATATCTACAAGAAGTTTCGTGAAGCGGCGGATGCTGCGACTCTCCAAACCGAGATGGCTGTTGCAAGTACGATCGATAAAGAAAAGCAGATGAAGCCACCCGAAAGAAAATCAGGGGAAGAAGACCATAGTTGagtttaaatatcgttattttgtACTTGATGAATACTTATACATACGTTAATTATTAGAAAAAGAAGGTAAGACAAATACTATGACTCAAGTTGAATTTCCAATATAATAGGAGATCCTTATGTGATACTCCGTACATGGATTAactatttataatttttatgataTATATACTGCGAATTTCATGTTGTAATAAATTTTGACATGTGAGCCACGTGATGTATATatcttcgttttttttttttttcttttgtttttttttggcaaaagttgagatatatattgatattttcaCAAAGTAGTGAAAAACTATTACAATGAAGGCAGCAGTCTGCTAAGGACCCAATCAACAATAAATTTGGGCCATTACATGCTCACTAAAAAGAACTACAATCAAGCCATCAAGCCCATTTACCATAAAGACTtgcaaaaacagaaaaataacaaTAAGGAACAGAGAAGCAGCAGCAGCACTACACTGAAGAACACTAGCCTGATCAGCCTGTTTCGAAGAAAACTTCAGCAGACCTCCCAAGGTTGGGATTGCCACACATAAAATTGATGACTTTCGGCCTTGCGCGCATTTACCAACCATTGAAAAACTTTAAGCTTGATGCTTTCCACAACCACCATCCAACCTTTGGACACACCATTAAAGATTAAATCATTTCTTGCAAGCCAAATAAACCAATACGCGGCCGGACCTATCAATCTCCAAGCTTTTTTAGCCTTAATTCCTAAGCCATTGTAGCATTGAATCGAAAAAGAGGGAATATCATAAGGCATCACCCAAGACACCCTCCACCATTTGAAAAGTGCCGACCATACCTCGAAAACCCATGAACAATGTAACAAAAGATGTTGTATGGATTCAACTTTCATCAAACACCTTGAACATTTATCATCACTACCTTCCCTAAGACAATGTCTATATTTTAAAACTTCTTTAACCGGAACGCCTCCACGAATCGAAA includes these proteins:
- the LOC139851326 gene encoding protein NUCLEAR FUSION DEFECTIVE 4-like — encoded protein: MVTKSSSFTGDGGMKNIINLSLHVFTGRWFMVFACLLIMSVAGATYMFALYSGDIKTALGYDQSTLNLLSTFKDLGGNVGIISGLINEISPPWVVLLLGAVMNFSGYFMIWLAVTKKIARPPVWQMCLFICIGANSQTFANTGALVTCVKNFPESRGVVLGLLKGFVGLSGAIITQLYHGFYGHDTRSLILFIGWLPAAVSIVFLRIVRVLKVVRQANELKTFYNLLYISLGLAGFLMVIIIIQNKLQFMEIEYAITASVVVILLFAPVGIVFNEELKLWKQKQETVNQFPVNIITENPNPNTSVTPPEKEVSCWKTVFAPPERGEDFTILQAIFSIDMLILFTTTTFGVGGTLTAIDNLGQIGRSLGYPNKSITTFVTLVSIWNYAGRVTSGFVSEILLAKYKFPRPLMLTIVLFVSCVGHLLIAFGVANGLYVSSVIMGFCFGAQWPLIFAIISEIFGLKYYSTLYNLGGGASPVGAYILNVLVAGRLYDKEATSQMKAIGMERKKGRDLTCTGVNCYRMSFLIITGATLFACFISFILVIRTRKFYRSDIYKKFREAADAATLQTEMAVASTIDKEKQMKPPERKSGEEDHS
- the LOC139855270 gene encoding uncharacterized protein, giving the protein MKNAYKMIDFLIDDSDDEKVVNFVKSLTEEEVKGEASSSRVPRTRVYIPRYREEAAVRLYNDYFSETPVHPEKKFKRRFRMSRELFLRIIEVYLRKPTADDIARLYNFHAQKHGLPGQYTRGDQKGPSIMLEAVASQDLWIWHAFFGMAGANNNINALNYSPVFNTIKEGTAPPSPFNVNGHHYERGYYLCDGIYPDWAMLVKAPHNSIDEPRKKFKRFQESARKDIERAFGVLQGRFAMLKTPARSMDFNKIRRHMYMCCIT